A part of Gossypium hirsutum isolate 1008001.06 chromosome A07, Gossypium_hirsutum_v2.1, whole genome shotgun sequence genomic DNA contains:
- the LOC107961500 gene encoding heavy metal-associated isoprenylated plant protein 28, producing MLTHHKKIIKNNNRRGPLWFIYKEDDTLISHILSSTFKNLFYTLRPEFSDIVRFFSAFQPRKMTIIEMRVHMDCAGCESKVKSALQKLKGVDEVDIDMGMQKVTVTGHADQKKVLKTVRRTGRRAELWQLPYNPEHHSFGNHYYNQHQCNGPMTYYAPQPSSSYNYYKHGYDSNDPSYYRLPVHSTIFGHQTGSAFSDENPHACSIM from the exons ATGCTAACccatcataaaaaaataattaagaacaaTAATCGTAGAGGTCCACTATGGTTTATATACAAGGAAGATGATACTTTGATCAGTCATATTCTGTCATCCACTTTCAAAAATCTCTTTTACACACTTCGACCGGAATTTTCAGATATAGTTAGATTCTTCTCAGCTTTTCAGCCACGGAAAATGACA ATCATAGAGATGAGAGTTCATATGGATTGTGCTGGATGTGAAAGCAAGGTGAAAAGCGCTCTTCAAAAACTCAaag GAGTCGACGAAGTTGACATCGATATGGGAATGCAAAAGGTGACGGTCACCGGACACGCAGACCAGAAAAAGGTTCTTAAAACTGTCCGAAGAACCGGTAGGCGAGCCGAGCTGTGGCAGCTGCCCTACAATCCAGAGCACCACAGTTTTGGTAATCACTACTACAATCAACACCAATGCAATGGCCCCATGACATATTATGCACCTCAGCCTTCCTCATCTTACAATTACTATAAGCATGGATATGATAGCAATGATCCTTCTTATTATCGTCTTCCGGTTCATTCAACCATTTTTGGTCATCAAACAGGTTCAGCTTTCAGTGATGAGAATCCTCATGCTTGCTCTATAATGTGA